DNA from Agarilytica rhodophyticola:
AGGTCGTTGGTACCCAGAAGCCTTCAAACTACTATTGGATAATGCGTATCCAGCAGCCGATAGTCCAGCTGGCCCACCACCACCACCAGCTCCACCACGTAGCGACTGCCCAGGATTAGATCCTAATAATCCAGTTGTTATTTTAAGCGGATCAAGAGAGCAAATTGATCTAGGATGTGAAGCACCTATCTATGTTCAATTTAGTCCAGCAATTAGTGGCAATCTTTTCGTCGACGCTGTTGGCGGAGCTTTTGATATTCAAATTCAATCATCTGCAGGTACCACTGGCGCTCAAGGTTTCTTCCAGTCTATTTCAATGCCTGGTGTTACCAATGCAACTGTTAGCCGCAATGCCGATGCTACTGCTGTAGAACTGCGCTTTGATTAATCGTAAATAAAATGCAAGCGTAATAAATCGTTTGCATCAAAAACGCAAAAGGGGGAATATTTAATATTCCCCCTTTTTTATTTGTAGGTGTGCCTTTAGAAGCTTTATTTCTTTTGATTTATCTGTCTTTATATAGAAGTTAAAGTTTTTGGAGCTGCGCCTAAGTCCACTTCCACCGCCCAAATTTACTTTCACTTATCGCTCTGGACTAAAGCTAACTATAATATCTCACTTCCCCCAAATACTGGATTACCTGTCACACAAAGGTATCATCTTCCGTAGTTTTCTCAATTTTTTCTTGCTTATCAACGAAATAGATATTTATTGTTGAACCAAAACATTTGGCATTTAAATATAACTACGCATAATGCATCAAGGGCAGAAATGTAAAGAAAAAAGCTACATAAGATTTAAGCTAAGTCCGTGATCTATAATTTTTACGCCAAGCCTACTATCATTTAAGCTCATCAATATTACCTTTAGAACTCTATAAATAAATAGGCTTACGGATTATTAACTGACGTTAATTCCCTTATGGATAATTTTTTGCGTAGGTTCTGTCTATATTAAAGCCAAAATTAATTCTTTGGTTTTAAGAAATATCATGACTGAATTTACACCCTCAAAGTGACACAAAAAATACTTTTTTATTGTTAAGCACTTTCACCTTTTAAATAGTGAAATCAATTCAACAGTAGCATTCAAATCAACTTCTAGATTAACTTAACAAAAGTTTACTATTTTTTTAATCAAAAGAATTGAGGGATTATTGAGATCCTTTCGTTACATAAAAAACAAAAGCATTACACAAATAAAAAAATAATAGTTTTAAAAAAACACTTCTTCCTCTTTATTTTCACCAAATCGGATCTAAAAACAAAAAATAGGATTTTATATATTGTAAAAAATAACACACACTCTAAACCGGAGAATATTCGCAATGAAAAATATAATGCCATCAGGTTATTTAATTAAAAAGCTAGCATTGGCCAGCACCGTTGCACTTGCGGCAGCTGTAAACACTGTAAATGCAGTAGTTATGGACGATACAAGTCAAGCCAGTTTCTCTCCTCAGTTAGTAAATTCTGCAGAAACTGATCGTCTAATTGTTAAATATAAACATAATACACCACAAAATTTAATGTCAGCATTAAGTGATTCTTCCATGCAATCTGTATCTAATGCAGTGTTAGATGTTGTTGGTGGCAAAGTCAATTATATACGTAAGATGAGTACGGGCGCTCACGTAGTTAAATTAGGAAATAAAGTTTCTGATAGCGAATTAAAGGCAATTATGAAAAAAATGATGGCCGACCCGAATATAGAAATGGTGGAGCCAGACATTAGAATGTATCCCATGCTCACCCCCAACGATGCCCGCTACAATGAGCAGTGGCATTACTTTGAAACAACCGGTGGCTTAAACCTTCCAACTGCGTGGGATACCACCACCGGTACTGGCGTTGTGGTAGGTGTTATCGACACAGGCTATCGTCCACATGCCGACTTAGTGGGTAATCTTTTGCCTGGTTACGACTTTATATCTAGCGCACAAACAGCACAAGACGGCAATGGTCGCGACCCAGACGCACGAGATGAAGGTGATTGGACCAATGATAATGAGTGTGTGCCCGGCAGACCAGGCACGAACAGTAGCTGGCATGGCACTCATGTAGCAGGAACCATCGCTGCTGTAGCAAATAACAGAGGCGTTGTCGGTGCTGCATTTGGCTCAAGAGTTGTTCCCATCAGAGCTTTAGGCCGTTGTGGTGGATCACTTTCTGATATCGCAGATGCAATGATTTGGGGTGCCGGTGGAAATGTTCCAGGTGTTCCAGCAAACCCTAATCCAGCGCAGGTTTTAAACCTCAGTCTTGGCGGTGGTGGTGCATGTGGTTCAACAATACAATCTGCGATTAATACGGCTCGCAGTTTAGGCGCCACTGTCGTTGTTGCTGCAGGTAATGAAAGCCAAAATGTATCAAATGCAACTCCGGCAAACTGTAATGGTGTCATTACTGTTGCTGCAACTGACCGCAGCGGTGGTCGAGCGTTTTATTCAAACTTTGGTAATAGAGTGGACGTAGCGGCTCCTGGCGGCGAAACAAATAGTGTTAGAGCCAATGGCGTATTATCAACATTAAATACTGGTCGTCGCAACCCTCGAAATGATTCACTTGCTTTCTACCAAGGAACAAGTATGGCAACGCCTCACGTAGCAGCAGCGGCAGCTTTACTTTACTCGGTTAATCCTTCGATTACACCTAATCAGGTAGAAAATATTCTTGAAAGCACTGCCCGCTCTTTCCCAAGACGTTGCAGAGGATGTGGTGCAGGTATTGTAGATGCAGCAGCGGCAGTTGATGCAGTTAATCGTTAACAGTAGACGGAATATATGCTACAACAACGTCAACAGTTACTTGTAACGCAGGCACTATCATTGTAGAGCTATGCTTTGATTAATTAGCAATAAAATCCAAGTAAAATAAATCGCTTGTGTAAAAAATAAAAGGGGGAATATTAAGTTATTACCCCTTTTTATTTTTAGGTTTGCCTTTTACAGTTGAACCTGTAATTAGAACCAGCAATTATTTACACCAACTATTAGCGCCAAACAATTTTCGAATCACGAGCAACACTGGAATACAATTCCTCAATCTCACCCGCTTCAATATTTTTATCTTGGCTATTGAGCTTCATTTTTTTCAAAGCAACAGTTCTTACATCGCCAAGCTTATCGGCATACAAAAACGCAATCTCTTTTGCATCAGGAGAAAATACAGGATAACTATGCAAGTGATCTCCCTTAGTTAATTGTTTAATATTTTTATCATGAGATCCGCCTTCACTAACATTAGCAACAAAAATATGCATACCGCCTTCATAAACTCGATCACGTTTGCTTTCATCATAATAATAACGATAGCCTACTAAACCGGAATACAACAATTGTTTACCGTCGGCTGACCAATTTACTGGCGCTTGCACTTGTACTTCCTCGGCAGATATACGCCGCTCTTTTAAAGAAGCAAGATCTAAAATATAAAGAGCTTTACTTTTGTCAGCAGTGGCTGGGTGCTTGATAAAAGCTAAATGCTTGCCATTAGGCGACCAATTTGGTGCTATCAAAAATAGATCATTCGATTTAGACACTTTACCTTTGGGTAGCGTTTTATCTCGGTTTTCTAAAGGGATAGTGGCTTTAAGTAATACTTCATTGTTTTTTTCTCTAACATCCACTACCTGAATATAGGACATTTCTCCCCTAATAGAAGAGAGTGCTATTTTTTTGCCATTGGGAGACCAAGAGAAGTCAAAAATATTATTAGCCTGTACTAAGATAGTATCATTTTCGCCACTGACATCAACACTATGCAACTCTACATTATTTTTTGAAATTACCTTTAAATAAGCGACTTGTGTGCCCTGCGGATTAAAACGTGGCAAGATATCTTGAGCTTTGCTAACCACTAAAGGCTTTATTTCTTTTGTTTTATTTTTCTTTATATAGAGATTAAAATTTTCCGAGCTACGTTTTAAATCCACTTTCACTTGTTGCTCTCGGTTAGAGCTAAATACAACATCCCCCTTATTTGAGATACTGGGTTCCCTATCACGCCAAGCGCTATTTTCGGTAGTTTTCTCTATTTTTCCTTGCTGATCAACAGAATAGATATTTGTTACCGGGCCAAAAATTTTCGCGTTGAAATATACCTGCGCATCAGATATCAAAGGCAGGAATAAAAAAGAAAAAGCCACACAAGATTTAAGCTTTGTTAATGGTCTATATTTCTCTACGCCAATTTTACTATCATTTAAAATCATCAATATTACCTTCAGAAAACCTATAACTCAGTAACCCGGTGGGTTAATAACTTATTTAATTCTGCTCAGGATAAAGCCTTGCATAGGCTCTGTCTATGTTACAGGCTACACTTAGCCTTTTAGTTTAAGTAATATCCTGGTTGAATTTACATCATCAAAGTGACACAAAAAACATCTTTCTATTATTAAGTAATTTTCTCAAGTACTTTGACATCTCAAACACTGTGACCAGGTCAATAACAGTGTTTAAGTGAATAGCTAGATCGACATAATAAAATTTTACTTAACATGTATTTTTTTGTTACATCTAGAAATAAATTATAAATAAAAAGTAACAGCTCTTATGTGAACCTAAAAACAATTATTTCGATATTTTTAAATAAAATAATAAAAATAAAAAGTTTTTCGCGCCAATAATTTAATTTAAGTTAGTCTTATTTCACAAAAAATATTTTTTATTAATTTTTTAATCAAAAATATTGAGGGATTATCGGGATACTTTCGTTACATAAAAGCAAAAACATTGCACACAGAAAAAAAACAATAGCTTTTAACAAAAAAAAACATTTTTACTTCTTTTCTTTATTTGCATTAAATCGGATCTAAAAATAAAAACAGGATTTTATACGTTGTAAAAAAATATGAACATAAATTCTAGACCGGAGAATATTCGCAATGAAAAATATAATGCCTTCAGGTTGCTTAATTAAAAAGCTAGTGCTGGCTAGTGCTGTTGCCATTGCAGCTGCCGCAAACACTGTAAATGCAGCGGTTATGGACGATGCAAGTCAAACTAGCTTTGTTTCACCGTTAGCAAACCCCGCTACAACAGATAGACTCATTGTAAAATATAAAGACAATGCGCCACAAAATTTTCTATCGTCGCTCTCAACATCATCAATGGCATCTGTATCTAATGCTGTGTCTGATGTGACAGGCGGACAAGTAAATTATCTACGAAAAATTGCTACTGGTGCGCATATTGTTAAGCTAGGAAATAAAGTTTCTGAAGCCGAATTAAAATCAATCATGAAAAAGATGATGGCCGATCCCAACATCGAAATGGTAGAGCCAGATACAAGAATGTATCCCATGTTCACGCCTAGCGATGCACGCTATAACGAGCAGTGGCATTATTTTGAGTCTACAGGAGGACTGAATCTTCCTGATGCATGGGATACTACTACTGGAACCGGTGTTGTAGTAGGTGTTCTCGATACAGGTTATCGTCCACATGCAGATTTAGTCGGAAATCTTTTACCCGGTTATGACTTTATATCTAGTGCGCAAACGGCACAGGATGGCAACGGTCGCGATTCAGATGCACGAGATGAAGGTGACTGGACAAATGATAATGAGTGTATACCAGGTAGACGAGGCACTAACAGCAGCTGGCACGGCACCCACGTGGCAGGAACCATTGCAGCTGTAGCAAATTCCACAGGCGTTGTAGGTGCGGCATTTGGCTCTAAAGTTGTGCCTATCAGAGTATTGGGGCGTTGTGGTGGATCAACTTCTGATATTGCAGACGCTCTCATTTGGGGTGCAGGCGGAAACGTTCCTGGCGTGCCAGCAAACCCCAACCCTGCAAAGGTACTTAACCTAAGCCTTGGCGGTGGTGGTGCATGTGGCTCAACAATGCAATCTGCGATTAATAGGGCTCGCAGTTTAGGTGCGACAGTTGTTGTTGCCGCAGGTAATTCAAATGCGGACGTAGTATCAGGTGATCCATCTCGAAACATACCACCAGCTACACCAGCAAACTGTAATGGAGTAGTTACTGTTGCAGCAACAAATCGCAGTGGTGGACGTGCTTTCTATTCAAACTTCGGTAGCCCCGTGGATGTTGCTGCACCAGGTGGTGAGACACGAGTAGCTAACGATCCCAACGGTGTACTTTCTACTTTAAATGCTGGTCGACGTGGCCCAGGTGCTGATTCTCTTGCGTTTTATCAAGGCACAAGTATGGCAACACCGCATGTAGCAGCAGCAGCCGCTTTACTCTACTCGGTAAATCCATCGATTACTCCAACACAAGTAGAAAATATCCTTAAAAATACTGCTCGATCTTTCCCACGTACCTGTAACGGATGTGGTGAAGGTATCGTTGATGCAGCAGCAGCAGTTGCAGCTGCCGGCGGCGGTTCAAACCCAACACCAACACCAGCGCCTAGTGGTTCTGTACTTCAAGACGGTGTTGCAAAGACTAGCTTATCTGGAGCTCGAAACTCTACCACTCGTTTTACTTTTCAAGTTCCTGCTGGTGCCTCTAACCTATCTTTCCGTATGACCGGTGGATCAGGTGATGCTGACCTTTATGTAAGGTTTGGTTCCGAGCCAACAACATCAACTTACGACTGCCGTCCATTCCGCAATGGTAATAATGAGACCTGCAGTTTCTCAAGCTTCCCTGCTGGCACTTACCATGTAATGTTAGTTGGTTATAGAAATTACTCTGGCGTAAGTTTAGTAGCTTCTTACGACTAAACCTTAAGCCAAGTTTAAACATTTTTATATAACAATATCCCCTCCTACAGCGATTAAGATTTTAATCGCTGTACTTCGTTAGAGCTTAAGGCCTTGGCTACAAGCTCTAACAATTTTCCTTTGATCAATATATATTTATCTCGTTAAATAATTACCTTTATAGCCTTTCAGGTGCAATTCCTCGGTGCTGCTTGGCAGTATCTTAATGGCTCTTGGCAGCCCCTTAATTCTAATTAATAAAGAACACTCAGAAATGTATTAGCAGCGTGTCTAGCACTCTTATTTATTCTATATACCTCCCTAGTCGGCACACATCATATACGCAAACACTATCCGCTTGCAGACTGTTATAAAGCTTTATAAAAATGTGGATATAAGAGGTAGGACTAATTAAATATAGGTTGCCATACCGTATTTTAATTAAGTCTAATAAGAGGAAGCGATCAAAAGATATTTGTACGATAACAACAGGGGGGCTGAAATATTTAGATAATGCTCTATTAATCCGGCAGATAAATAGATACCTAGCCGGATTAAATTCGCCCACCAAGCATTAAAGTGGTCGTAGTTTACGAAGCCTAAATGCAGATAAGGAAGCAACAACTAAAACAAAAATCCCACTAAACAATAACCAATAAGGTGTGGGTGCCGAAGATGTTTCTTTGGCCTCGAATAATGGGAAATTAGTCACTTCTTCTTTGCCTATTTGCTTATCATCAAATATAAAATCATAGAAAAAATAACGTATAGTCTTGTGGTACTCTTCTACTTCACCCAAATATGCCAAATAATGTTCGCTGCTAGTATTCGCTAACTGATTTAGCTTTAACTGAAGAAAGAGACACGGAGACAAAAAGCTAAGACTTTGCAAGCGCTGCTGGCGGAGTTGGCTATTATGTAAGTATGTTTGCCACTCTTGTTCCACGGCAAGGTCACTTAAATGTTGCTGCGCATAATACCACCTCCAGCTAAATGAAGCGTCCAGAGGGGCAGTATCATTCCAGTTCGGCTCGCGAGTTAGAAATTTATCCAAAGCTGCTTGTTTATCTTGATCCCAGCCATCGTTTAATACCATGCGTTGTTGTAAACTTGCTTGCAATGGCGCATCTGATTGAAACTGCTGAGACAAATATAGATGGATAGCACCAGGAATTAATATGGCAAACAACACCCAAGCACTGAGAAAACTCAAGCTGTTAACAACACTACTCTTGCCCATACTCATAATTAACCCGGCTAGAGTAAACCAAAATAACATATAAAGTGTGATTGCCACTGCAACAATCCAAAACTGCCCATCAAAAGGCAACTTAAGTAATAGGGCTGCCGTTACTAATAAGGTTGCAGCTAACAACCAGATAACACTAAAGCGCAGGGCCAGCTGCTTACACAACAAACTAAAGGCACCTTTGGGCAACGCATTTAACAAACGCCAACGACCGGCATGCTGTTCGTCTGAGATAAGTGTAACCGTTAAAATACCGATTACTAAAGGTAGTAGATAAACAATTACAAAGCCTAAATCTAGACCACCGGCTCGCTGCTGAGAGGGGTTAACGATTTCTCTATTATAAATTTGCCCTTGTAATGCCAGCGCCCGAATCTTAGTTGCCACCATTGATGTCTGACTCTGGCCCACGAACAAAGCCGCCCAAGGGCTGAGCTTCCACTCAGTAGGAGCATAAGCGTAATAAGCAAGAGAACCTGTCTCCGGCAGCTCTTCACGCTTATTGATATGTTCCCGCTCTTTCTCAAATACTATCTGGGATTTGTACTGATCTATACGGATGGATTTATATCCCTGTGCCCCTTGGTAAATAGCAAACACTCCAGATAACAAAAATAAGAGCAACACAAGTTTGTTAATCATGCCAGAGAATAGGCGCTTACATTCGAGCTTAAACAGTAGCATATATCCTCCGCTGCATGCCTTTGGAGCTTAATAGTAGGAATAAGATGAAAACCACAGCCAATGAAGGTAGCCATTTAAATGAAAAGGCATTGAGCGACCAACTTAAATTAGGTGCACGATAAACAAATGCTTCAAATGTTTGCCAATAAGATTTATCAGCTCGCTGGTCTCTGTCATTGTGCCGATGAATTTCATTAGTATGCAGTTTGTTTAACTTTTGAGTGCGCTCATATCTATGTACTTCGGCTTGCTCTTCGAAATTAAAAAAGTGCCGTGTATCTGCCCGTGTGAGCGCCATTGAAAAATCTCGCACAAACAAGTAGGGATTGAGCCAGTAAAAAGTACTGACAAAATCTTGTTGCGCAGTAAATTGCTTCATTTGCTTTTGGTAGTGCTTATTATAAATTTCTGCTGTGATCTTCTCACCTTCCTGCATCACCAAACCATTGTAATTAATGGGTAAGTCATCGACAGAATCGACTCCATATTTTTCTAAAGTTTCAGCTCTAAACTTATTAAAATAAGGATCATCAGGGTTATGGCTATTACCCACCTTTCTGTTATCTAATTTAACAGCCAGTTCAAAGTCATTACGTTTTTGATAAGGGTATTGACTGTGAGCGAATTCAGCCAACATGCGCGGCATTAAAATCGTCAGGATAAACCATATGGAAGTTAATAATATGAGTGCTTGCTTAGGCTCTTTGAGCCAGCTCGACACTAATAGAGTTAAGCCTATCCAAAATAAGCAATAGACGAGATAAACTCCAAACAATAAGACAACCCGCAACAACTCTTCTGTAGATACGGCTGCGCCGGCATTAACTGCGAGAATCAAGGTTAATGTAAAAACTGGCAAAATAAAGATCAGTGATACCAGTAGGTAACTCAAACTTTTGCCTATTACCAAATGCCTAAACGACACCCCCATGGACATTAACTGCCTCAAGGTGCCACTTTTTTGTTCGCCACAGATACTGGCAAATCCCATAGCGATAATCAGTAAAGGCCAAATTAACAGCAGAATATTCGCGCTACTTAACTCTGAAAACCTAAGCAAGCTACTGGCATCTTGATCGCTGGCAAAATTAGCACTGTTTTGTTTGTGTGCCTCAAGGAAAATACTGTGTCCCACCCAAGCATTGACACCCAAATCAAAAAAGCTAAGTGCCCCTGGGGGCCGAAATGCAAAATGACCAAAATGTGCCACTCGGTGAGGGTGCCTATCTGGTTGTGCCAACCACTGTTCTTCAACTACAGCCTGAGTTGTCAGTTGTGTAGTCAGGTTATGCTGATATTGTTGCCAGCCGGTATACAGGGCAATTCCCAAAAGTAGTTGGATCATAATAAATATAATCCATAAACTTGGGCTTTTGCGTTTGCTCGCCAGTTCGTGGTGAAAAATCTTAAGGACTTTTTGATCGACCATTTATTCTCGATTTCCTTTTACAAAGCAGCTCAAGCTACACAGCCCTTGAGGGCAACGTAACCTAAGCTCATTTCGTGTAAGGTTGGATAAATATGTACATCGTATTGCGACAATTTTAAGAAGCTTATGTTAACAAGTTAGCGTTAAGAAGCTTGCCGAATAGCACTTTTACCAGAAATAAGACCGTGATAGGTATCTTCTAACACCTTGATAGAAAGCTGTTTATTATCTAATAGATCTAATAAACGTCCCTTATCCATAATACCGATTTTATCCGCTAGCGAATGGGCGCAATAAAAATCGTGTGTCACCATTAAAACAGCGGCACCTTTTTTGGCAATTTTTTCAATAATGCGAATAAATTCAAGTGTTGCACTGGGATCAAGACCAGAAGTAGGTTCATCCAACAACAGTACCTTTGCTTGGCGGATGATCGCAAAAGCAATTCCCACCTTTTGCCGCATTCCTTTAGAATAACTTTTTAAGGGCTGTCGGCGCGCATCAGGTTCTAACCCTGTTTCATCGAGCGCTGCGTTCAGCTGATCCTCAGAAACTTTTAAATCAGATAAACTCGCTAAATACTTTAGGTTATCTATGGCATTAAACTCTTGGTAGAGATTAACTTGTTCAGGCAGATAAACAAGCTTTTCCTTACTGTTATTACTGGATTGGCGGTCGCTGACATCGATGCCATCGATAAGGGCCTTACCACCATCGGGCTGTAGGAAATTGAGAAATAAATTTAAAGTGGTACTTTTACCCGCACCATTGGCCCCCAGCAAACACATAATCTCACCCTGATTAACAGTAAAGCTCAGGTTATCGAGCACACTATTGCCAGCAAAGGTTTTGCTCAAGTTGACGGCTTCTATCACAGCGAGTCCTCTTCTGATTAAAATTTCACACCTGTAGATCACACCGCTGCAGCTAAAAACACTTACACGGGGTGAGTTTCAGGTGCCTCAGCGTCGCTGTGAGACCACCTTTACATTCAGGTCGAATTTTTGAAGTAATTTAAATGTCTACAAATGATATAATGTATCATACCCTATGTAAATAATGGTGACTGTTATTTAATATTCGTGAGTAGCGAAACAGATGCTAAGCAATAGGCACCATAAAACTCGCCGAACCGGTAAAGGCGCCTGATTCAACGCAAATTTTTGCGTTTTTATAATAAACCAGATTTTCAGACAGCTGCTTTTTGCAATACTTCGGGAAATACCCCTCAAAGCGTACGCTTTCCGTTTTATTTATCGTGCGCTTAAATTTGATATCCAGGTCGCGTAAATACACCTCTCCTGCTTTAGAAGTTAGCTTATTATCCCAGCAGCCATATATGATTCCCAGTTGCGAGATCCATATCATGGCACTTTGTGCACTGAAGTGAAATTTACCGTCTCCCATAATTTGAAAATGATCGACATTTATTTTTCCATCAATATAACCCGGTTCTAAATTGACCGACTCGAAGGTCATTTTCTCTTCCCTCCATCCTTTTTCCAGGTAATCAGACATGTATGCTTGTTGTTGCTCTTTTGTAAGCTGGATCATAATGTTTCACCTTAGTTTGTAAGCGAGTTTTGCACGTGACTGGCCCGTGGCTTTACACCACTGGGCATTAGCAGCATGTGCAGGAATGCGGTCAACAGGCCTATTGCTGTCAGGCTATACCATGCAAGGTGTTTATTTAGGCTAGAAAGGTCAAAGGCGATACCAATTAAACTACTACCAGCAATCAACCCAAAACCTGCAAATAAGTAAAAGAAACCATAGTGTGTAGCAACTGATCGATCGTTAGCGAATTCGGATATTTGGCTGAGGATAAATGGAAAGCTCACCATCGTACCCACGGTAAATACCACCGCCAAAACACTTAAAGAAATATAATGATAAAGACTCTGATTTTCGGACCAGGTGGGTATTAATGACAAAAATGCCAGTCCCATCAAAGCGATACCTACTCGAATCCAATATTGTGGAGAATGTCTCTTTTCGCAATATTGTGTTACTGGGAACTGCAAGCATATTGAGACCAGGGCACACAATGTCAGCACCCAGGCAACATCTTTTTGCGCGCCATTTTGATTGACAATATGAATGGGAATGGCAAAAGAGATTTGGTTAATCAACATAAAGTAACCTGTCATAAGTACAGAAAACTTAATGAAGGGTTTATTATTTAGTACGCCACTTATCATGGTTTTAATACTAGAATCGGCGGCTTTTTCTGATGTACTGAAAGTGCTCTTTTTACTTTCAGCAGGAAGTAAAAAAATAAAAATAAGTGCAAATATCGCAAAAGGCGCTGCCGCACTTAGGCATAAGGTATCGAAGCTCACACTGAGTAACATGACACCACAGATAGGGCCAAGAAGTTCACCACCGTTACGCGCAATCCCCACTAAAGAAAACATCTGCGTACGGCTAATATCTTTCTGCCCAGAAAAATATGCTTGTGCAGCGGGAGTAAAGAGCGCGCCAGCAAAACCTGTAAGTATGGCCGCGCTAAAAAGCAATACATGGGAGCTAGAAAATAGAAATAGCGCAAAGCCCAGTGCTCGTAACAAGCACCCCAAAATAATCAGCAGCTTATAACCGAACAAATCGGCAAGTAATCCCCCTACAATAAAAAGGCCTTGTTGGCAAAACGAGCGTATACCCAACACCACCCCCACTAGGGTTGCGCTTAACAGTAACTGCTCTTTGAGGAAGCCAGCTAAAAACGGGATTAGCATGTAAAAGCCCAAGTTGAAAGAGAACGCCGCTAGCAACATCCAACGATGCTCCGCCCTGAGCTTTAAAAGCGATGTAAATATCGACATTAGTTAAACCGGCTTTTGTGCAATAAGTATTGAATGAAAGTTATCTGCGTAAGTTTGAATTTTTAATTTCAGTTTAAAAGGCTGCAGCTCTTGTTCACTTATACTAGGATAAAG
Protein-coding regions in this window:
- a CDS encoding MDR family MFS transporter is translated as MSIFTSLLKLRAEHRWMLLAAFSFNLGFYMLIPFLAGFLKEQLLLSATLVGVVLGIRSFCQQGLFIVGGLLADLFGYKLLIILGCLLRALGFALFLFSSSHVLLFSAAILTGFAGALFTPAAQAYFSGQKDISRTQMFSLVGIARNGGELLGPICGVMLLSVSFDTLCLSAAAPFAIFALIFIFLLPAESKKSTFSTSEKAADSSIKTMISGVLNNKPFIKFSVLMTGYFMLINQISFAIPIHIVNQNGAQKDVAWVLTLCALVSICLQFPVTQYCEKRHSPQYWIRVGIALMGLAFLSLIPTWSENQSLYHYISLSVLAVVFTVGTMVSFPFILSQISEFANDRSVATHYGFFYLFAGFGLIAGSSLIGIAFDLSSLNKHLAWYSLTAIGLLTAFLHMLLMPSGVKPRASHVQNSLTN